The Porites lutea chromosome 9, jaPorLute2.1, whole genome shotgun sequence sequence TATTGTAGTTTACCATAAGGTACAACTTATACATGTTTTTCTCAGCAACCGACTGTAGCGATATTATCAGTCAAGGCCATTCCACAGGAGACGGTATGTACTGGATTGTCCCAGATGGTGGAACGCATTCAAATGCGTTCCTAGCTTACTGTGACATGACGTCATACAATGGAGGATGGACCATGTGTTATACTACTGATGAATACGCCAAACCCAGCACTGAAGTCAAGTATAATGCCTTATTTCCTTATGGAACTGACGGGTACAGAACGAACTGCAACGATATCGAAGTAAGTAAGTTATATCTCTTTCTGGGAAGATAAACTGAAAAGGTGGGGATTCCTTAaggctattttttttattttcttgtttcaacTGACAGAAAACGTTAAAAACATTCGCTAGAAATAATAGAACCAGACAATGTTCTGGGAaacgaaaaaatgtttttatctcATATATAACCGCCTCATCAATTTTTAATCCCCTTTGTCTTTTTAGAGTTGTTTGATTCTTCATTTAGACGGAGGCACGACTTTTTCTTTCCAAACCGTTATGAATCGCCTTTTCGCTCAAATTAATTATAAGCAGGAGATCATGGGCCCAGAGCCTCCATCCGCTACCAATAAATTTCACAGTGTGTGAAGTTCTATTTTTAGATTTCTTCCGCGAAAATTTGCTGTGTTTACAAACGTTCATGCTAATCCAACATGACAGGTTCCTCTTTCAAGGTTCTTCAACGAATTAAACTTTGTTTGCTTGGCACTGGGTACTCCTCTGGGTACTCCCGACTGTAGAGCGGGAGATCGTTACTTTGATTCCCGGGACCGGACCAATACCCAGGGTCTTAAAAAATCTGAGAAATAAGGGTACTGTCTTTGTCCTGCAAACGGCTAAACCTTCGCCTGGCGTGGATTACCAAGTGAAATGATGTTTCGATCTCCAGTAGGAGCaagtaaaaatagtgtcctcaaaaagtactttcgtgctaaatacacaCTCAAGTAAAgaacatatttttaaaaggatcTAGCACAATTAGTCATTCTACCTTTTCCAAGTGAATTATCTCTCAGTACCTCCTGTACCATTAAGTATTAAGTCCAATAACACGACACAACTTTTCACCTGCATTTGTCAATCCTGCCAAAAGTAGTGTAAGATTACACATTGCAATGATTAACCTTGCTATTCGGCAATTAAATGATTTAAGATTAAAGAATTTAGGTTAAAGACGTACGCTCTGAGGTGGTGGGGCTCTGAGATATTTAAGATATATGTAGACATTACTCTCCGATTGTGATGAAAAAAAGCAGTTCGTTGAAAACTACTTATAACTTAATCTTTCTCTCCCAAGTTCTCAGAAATCATCTTCATAGATCACCAAACTGGAAACAAGGCATTCTTTAAACGACGTAATCAAGTACCCACGAAGGCCGCTAGTAACTATGGGAACTTCGCTGACAGACTTGGATTGTGGGACGGAGTAGGGGCTAACAACACTTACCCCTATCAGCTACTGATCTGTGATCATGCCTTCTATTCGGGCTTTTTTCTATCCGGGTACACAGATTGTTACAAGAAGTGTAACTGGTGGTGTGGGGATACTTTTTCTATGTATTTCCGTACGGCATCCACTGATACGCGTTACAACGGCGTTGCCTTTAACGTCAACGGTCATTCTCCTAACAGTGTAAGCAACAGGCTGATCAGTATTGGCCTGCGCTAAGTCAAGGA is a genomic window containing:
- the LOC140948912 gene encoding uncharacterized protein codes for the protein MIFRVKCEIFDGSKSLKRSKNGLAYANFAVLKSSYLNITPLVTVSVTGVDECGKLCVDHSSCFSANVAAYFLNKEGGTLCELLPSDKYNNSDKFVFSSMFIHLSIKTPCFNDPCLNNSTCVARYEEDDYYCACAPGVRGKNCGDIATDCSDIISQGHSTGDGMYWIVPDGGTHSNAFLAYCDMTSYNGGWTMCYTTDEYAKPSTEVKYNALFPYGTDGYRTNCNDIEFSEIIFIDHQTGNKAFFKRRNQVPTKAASNYGNFADRLGLWDGVGANNTYPYQLLICDHAFYSGFFLSGYTDCYKKCNWWCGDTFSMYFRTASTDTRYNGVAFNVNGHSPNSVSNRLISIGLR